One part of the Xanthocytophaga agilis genome encodes these proteins:
- a CDS encoding glycoside hydrolase family 2 protein: MCIKYRWLAALCVLVSTYLQAQNAYELNSGWQCVNVAKVKEAGQAISVPSYKLSGWIPAVVPGTVLTTLLENKKVPDPFYGMNNEKIPDIFDTGREYYTYWFAKDFKETTPKGDEQVWLHFRGINYSCDVYLNGKKLNTATHYGMFLRQTYNITNVLSKDGNNRLAVIVHPPDPVGNAKTGQGGDGMIAKNVSHQYVAGWDWIQPIRDRNTGIWDKVTIEKTGIVNLKNPHVVTLVPGVRKAEGPQQPATIKVSAELENTSTKKVEGTLQYTLDGQTVSQKVSLEPQKTTVVQLPDFTLQNPKLWWPHGYGKQPLYDLKMQFTVDGKSVSDQETVSVGVREVQTEWNAVTRSKQVAVNGQKIFIKGGNWIISDAMLRFTDARYDAEIRFHRDMNLNLIRIWGGALSERPEFYKACDKYGMLVMQDFWVSGDCNGRWVDPVKKEDQWTRRKYPDDHKLFLRSAEDQIKMIRNYASLAMWCGGNEITPPEDILIPLRDSILPELDGTRWFIDYSNSDDMSYNFLGGNGDGPYGIQPINRFWEHRTFPFNSEVGSVGVGDYESLERFIPAANMTPPHYSTKKIDPVWDYHKYIGYDEYLQPYGEPTEARDFAKKAQLVNYDQYRALMEGFSAHMWDWYTGTIIWKTQNPWTAMRGQMYDYYLDVNACLYGLRSGSEPLHIMYNPVDGMVMIVNNTFETKRDLMLTIKAYTISGKDSLITQVFNEIGPSTVRKYVPILPTINALRKEQGVFLSLKLLDVNKKVVSDNFYWLPDASGNYSGLNKMAKASVQTSVKVLEKGKIELKISNPAGGAVAFFNRVALVDPKTKKRILPVFFSDNYVSLLPGEEKIVVMEYTPDSQSAQPLVSLSGWNVEEKFIPVK; the protein is encoded by the coding sequence ATGTGTATTAAATATAGATGGTTGGCTGCCTTATGTGTCCTGGTGTCAACCTATCTTCAGGCTCAGAACGCCTATGAACTGAACAGTGGCTGGCAGTGTGTCAATGTTGCTAAGGTGAAGGAAGCTGGACAGGCTATTTCTGTTCCTTCCTATAAATTATCTGGCTGGATACCTGCTGTAGTGCCAGGTACTGTACTAACGACTCTTCTGGAGAACAAAAAGGTTCCTGATCCTTTTTATGGAATGAACAATGAAAAGATTCCGGATATCTTTGATACAGGCCGCGAATACTATACCTATTGGTTTGCCAAAGATTTTAAAGAAACTACCCCCAAAGGAGATGAACAGGTTTGGCTGCACTTTCGTGGGATAAATTATAGCTGTGATGTATACCTGAATGGCAAGAAACTGAATACTGCCACACACTATGGGATGTTTCTTCGTCAAACCTATAATATCACCAATGTTCTTTCTAAAGATGGCAATAACCGTCTGGCAGTGATTGTACACCCTCCTGATCCTGTAGGAAATGCCAAAACAGGTCAGGGCGGTGATGGTATGATTGCCAAAAATGTATCTCACCAGTATGTAGCTGGCTGGGACTGGATTCAACCCATCCGTGACCGAAATACGGGTATCTGGGACAAGGTGACTATTGAAAAAACAGGGATAGTGAATCTAAAGAATCCACATGTGGTAACGTTGGTACCTGGTGTCAGAAAGGCTGAAGGACCACAGCAACCTGCTACGATTAAAGTATCTGCTGAACTGGAGAATACAAGTACTAAGAAAGTTGAAGGTACACTACAATATACACTGGATGGACAAACTGTATCTCAAAAAGTGAGTCTGGAACCTCAAAAAACTACTGTCGTACAGTTGCCTGATTTTACACTACAGAACCCAAAGCTGTGGTGGCCTCATGGGTATGGAAAGCAACCTCTATATGATCTGAAAATGCAGTTTACTGTAGATGGTAAATCTGTATCTGATCAGGAAACGGTTTCCGTAGGGGTACGTGAAGTACAGACAGAATGGAATGCTGTTACCCGAAGCAAACAAGTGGCCGTAAACGGACAGAAAATCTTTATCAAAGGTGGAAACTGGATTATCTCGGATGCCATGCTGCGTTTTACAGATGCCCGCTATGATGCGGAAATCCGTTTTCACCGCGATATGAACCTGAATCTGATTCGTATCTGGGGTGGTGCATTGAGTGAACGACCTGAGTTTTATAAAGCTTGTGATAAGTATGGTATGCTGGTAATGCAGGATTTCTGGGTATCTGGTGACTGCAATGGCCGCTGGGTAGATCCTGTGAAAAAAGAAGATCAGTGGACTCGCCGCAAATATCCGGATGACCACAAACTGTTTTTACGTTCGGCTGAAGACCAGATCAAGATGATCCGTAACTATGCTTCACTGGCTATGTGGTGTGGAGGGAATGAAATCACTCCTCCAGAAGATATCCTGATTCCGTTGCGTGATTCTATTCTGCCTGAACTGGATGGCACACGCTGGTTTATAGACTATTCCAATTCCGATGATATGTCATATAATTTCCTGGGAGGCAATGGCGATGGACCTTATGGCATTCAGCCTATCAACCGTTTCTGGGAACATCGTACATTTCCGTTTAACTCAGAAGTTGGTTCGGTAGGAGTAGGAGATTATGAATCTCTGGAGCGGTTTATTCCGGCAGCCAATATGACGCCTCCTCACTACTCTACCAAAAAGATAGATCCGGTGTGGGATTATCATAAGTACATTGGCTATGATGAGTATCTGCAACCATATGGTGAACCTACAGAAGCCCGGGACTTTGCTAAAAAAGCTCAATTGGTAAATTACGACCAATACAGAGCACTGATGGAAGGTTTTAGCGCACATATGTGGGACTGGTATACTGGAACTATCATCTGGAAAACGCAGAACCCATGGACTGCTATGCGTGGACAGATGTATGATTATTACCTGGATGTAAATGCCTGTTTATACGGATTAAGAAGTGGTAGTGAGCCTTTGCACATAATGTATAATCCGGTGGATGGTATGGTAATGATCGTAAACAATACCTTCGAAACCAAAAGGGATCTGATGCTGACTATTAAGGCCTATACCATTAGTGGAAAAGATTCACTCATTACACAGGTTTTTAACGAGATTGGGCCAAGTACTGTAAGAAAGTATGTTCCAATACTGCCTACTATTAATGCATTGCGCAAAGAACAGGGAGTATTCCTGTCGTTGAAATTGCTGGATGTAAATAAGAAGGTCGTAAGCGATAATTTCTATTGGCTTCCAGATGCCAGTGGCAATTACTCAGGGCTAAATAAGATGGCAAAAGCTTCTGTACAGACTTCAGTAAAGGTGCTTGAAAAAGGAAAAATCGAACTGAAGATCAGCAATCCGGCAGGAGGAGCAGTAGCCTTCTTTAACCGCGTTGCCTTGGTAGATCCTAAAACTAAAAAACGTATTCTTCCTGTGTTCTTTAGTGATAATTATGTGTCTCTATTGCCAGGAGAAGAGAAAATAGTAGTAATGGAGTATACACCCGATAGCCAGTCTGCACAGCCACTTGTTTCGTTGTCGGGATGGAATGTAGAGGAGAAATTTATTCCTGTGAAATAA
- the carB gene encoding carbamoyl-phosphate synthase large subunit has protein sequence MPKDNSIKSVLIIGSGPIIIGQACEFDYSGSQAARSLREEGIEVVLINSNPATIMTDKVTADHVYLRPLEKKYIREILEKHKIDAVLPTMGGQTALNLAIDCDKAGIWKKYDVKIIGVDIKAIETTEDREKFRLKMMELDVNVCKGRTARSYLEGKEIAQEIGFPLVIRPSYTLGGTGGGFVNDASKFDAALNAGLHASPIHEVLVEQSIMGWKEYELELLRDNNGNFIIICSIENFDPMGVHTGDSITVAPAMTLPDTLYQKMRDLAIKMMDGIGKFAGGCNVQFSVNPVNDDIIAIEINPRVSRSSALASKATGYPIAKIAAKLAIGYNLDELQNAITKTTSAYFEPAIDYVIVKVPRWNFDKFKGADRSLGLQMKSVGEAMGIGRNFQEALQKACQSLEIKRNGLGADGKELTNQEQLLYSLEHPSWNRLFHIYDAFKLGIPFKTIQKLTKIDPWFLHQIEEMVMLEKEIQKYDLETIPASLMFEAKNKGYADRQIAHLLDCYESEVYTKRTDMGIKRVYKCVDTCAAEFEAKTPYYYSTFALAPEGNTIEGPDNESIVSDKKKIIVLGSGPNRIGQGIEFDYSCVHGILAAKECGYETIMINCNPETVSTDFDIADKLYFEPVFWEHIYDIIQHEKPEGVIVQLGGQTALKLAEKLNRYGIKIIGTSFESLDLAEDRGSFSTLLKDNNIPYPKFGTVQNADEALELSRELGFPLLVRPSYVLGGQGMKIVINETELANHVVDIFKDMPDNKVLLDHFLENAIEAEADAICDGEDVYIIGIMEHIEPAGIHSGDSNAVLPPFNLGALEILQIEKYTKQIALALNTVGLINIQFAIKDEKVYIIEANPRASRTVPFICKAYDEPYVNYATKVMLGEKKVKDFEFNPRRQGYAIKLPVFSFNKFPNVNKELGPEMKSTGEAIYFIDDLDDDFFQKVYSERNLYLSR, from the coding sequence ATGCCCAAAGACAATTCCATCAAATCCGTTCTTATTATTGGTTCTGGTCCCATCATTATTGGACAAGCATGTGAATTTGATTATTCTGGTTCGCAGGCGGCTCGTTCGCTTCGCGAGGAAGGCATCGAAGTGGTGCTGATTAACTCCAATCCGGCGACAATTATGACCGATAAGGTGACGGCAGATCATGTATACCTGCGTCCGCTGGAGAAGAAGTATATTCGTGAAATTCTGGAAAAACACAAAATTGATGCCGTATTGCCAACTATGGGTGGACAAACCGCTCTGAACCTGGCAATTGACTGTGATAAAGCTGGTATCTGGAAAAAGTATGATGTAAAAATCATTGGGGTTGATATCAAAGCGATCGAAACTACGGAAGACCGGGAGAAATTCCGTCTGAAGATGATGGAACTGGATGTTAACGTGTGTAAAGGTCGTACTGCACGTTCCTATCTGGAGGGAAAAGAGATTGCACAGGAAATAGGCTTTCCACTTGTTATTCGTCCATCCTATACATTAGGAGGTACAGGTGGTGGATTCGTAAACGATGCTTCCAAATTTGATGCGGCTCTGAATGCTGGTCTGCACGCCTCTCCTATCCATGAAGTACTGGTAGAACAAAGTATCATGGGCTGGAAGGAATATGAGCTGGAATTGCTACGTGATAACAATGGAAACTTTATTATCATCTGTTCTATCGAGAACTTTGACCCGATGGGGGTACATACCGGAGACTCTATTACGGTGGCTCCAGCTATGACCCTGCCTGATACATTGTATCAGAAAATGCGGGATCTGGCCATTAAGATGATGGATGGTATTGGCAAATTTGCAGGAGGATGTAACGTACAGTTCTCTGTAAACCCTGTCAACGACGATATCATTGCCATTGAAATTAACCCACGTGTATCCCGTTCTTCAGCACTGGCATCTAAAGCAACCGGCTATCCGATTGCCAAGATTGCAGCGAAACTGGCAATTGGATACAACCTGGATGAGTTACAGAACGCCATCACTAAAACAACTTCTGCCTATTTTGAACCTGCTATTGATTATGTAATCGTGAAAGTACCTCGCTGGAACTTTGACAAATTCAAAGGTGCAGATCGTAGTCTGGGCTTACAGATGAAATCAGTAGGTGAAGCGATGGGTATAGGACGTAACTTCCAGGAGGCACTACAGAAAGCATGTCAGTCACTGGAAATCAAACGTAACGGTTTAGGTGCAGATGGAAAGGAGCTGACCAATCAGGAGCAATTGTTATACAGTCTGGAGCATCCAAGCTGGAACCGTCTGTTCCATATTTATGATGCATTCAAACTAGGTATTCCCTTCAAGACCATACAGAAGCTAACAAAAATAGATCCTTGGTTTCTACATCAGATTGAAGAGATGGTAATGCTGGAAAAAGAAATCCAGAAATACGATCTGGAGACTATTCCAGCTTCTCTGATGTTTGAGGCTAAAAATAAAGGCTATGCAGACCGTCAGATTGCCCACTTACTGGATTGTTATGAAAGTGAAGTGTACACAAAACGGACTGATATGGGCATCAAACGTGTCTATAAATGTGTAGATACCTGTGCAGCTGAGTTTGAAGCGAAGACGCCTTACTACTACTCTACCTTTGCACTGGCACCAGAAGGAAATACTATCGAAGGTCCAGACAATGAATCTATAGTATCTGATAAGAAGAAAATCATTGTACTGGGTTCAGGACCAAACCGTATCGGACAAGGTATCGAGTTTGACTACTCGTGTGTACATGGCATTCTGGCAGCTAAAGAGTGTGGCTATGAGACCATCATGATCAACTGTAACCCGGAAACGGTTTCTACAGATTTTGATATTGCAGACAAACTGTATTTCGAACCTGTATTCTGGGAACACATCTATGATATCATTCAACATGAGAAACCAGAAGGTGTGATTGTACAGCTAGGTGGACAAACAGCTCTGAAACTGGCAGAAAAACTGAACCGTTATGGTATCAAAATCATCGGAACCAGCTTTGAATCACTGGATCTGGCTGAAGATCGTGGTAGCTTCTCTACTTTGTTGAAAGATAACAATATACCTTATCCTAAGTTTGGAACTGTTCAGAATGCAGATGAGGCACTGGAACTATCCCGTGAATTAGGTTTCCCATTGCTGGTGCGTCCAAGCTATGTACTGGGTGGACAAGGTATGAAGATTGTAATCAACGAAACAGAACTGGCTAACCACGTGGTAGATATCTTTAAGGATATGCCAGATAACAAAGTTTTGCTGGATCACTTCCTGGAAAATGCCATCGAAGCCGAAGCAGATGCAATCTGTGATGGAGAAGATGTGTATATTATTGGTATTATGGAGCATATCGAGCCTGCAGGTATTCACTCAGGGGATTCCAATGCGGTATTACCTCCATTTAACCTGGGAGCACTGGAGATTCTACAGATCGAAAAATACACCAAACAGATTGCATTAGCTCTCAATACGGTGGGTCTGATTAACATTCAGTTTGCTATCAAAGATGAGAAAGTATATATCATTGAAGCTAACCCACGGGCATCTCGTACGGTTCCATTCATCTGCAAAGCCTATGATGAACCATATGTAAACTATGCTACCAAGGTTATGCTTGGCGAGAAGAAAGTGAAAGATTTTGAATTCAATCCACGCAGACAAGGATATGCCATAAAGCTCCCTGTATTCTCCTTCAATAAGTTTCCGAATGTAAACAAGGAACTTGGACCTGAAATGAAATCTACAGGAGAGGCAATCTATTTTATTGATGACTTGGATGATGACTTCTTTCAGAAAGTGTATTCGGAACGAAATCTGTATCTGAGCCGTTAA
- a CDS encoding DNA polymerase III subunit gamma/tau codes for MDQFIVSARKYRPSTFDTVVGQSHITTTLKNAIRQQQLAQAFLFCGPRGVGKTTCARILAKTINCQNLTPETEPCNECDSCRSFNASASFNIHELDAASNNSVDDIRNLVDQVRYPPQSGKYKIYIIDEVHMLSNAAFNAFLKTLEEPPSYAIFILATTEKHKIIPTILSRCQIFDFNRIGVNDIASHLGNIAGKESIRAEEEALQLIAQKADGGLRDALSMFDLITTFSTDRSISYKNTIDNLHILDYDYYFRMTESLLNESIPQALLIFNEILQKGFDGHQFMVGLCEHLRNLLVCKDPATVTLLQVAGNVQKKYLAQSGQASVSFLLSALNQGNQCDLNYKTSKNQRLLVELTLMKMAHIPSAIDMTRAVQNGSADLKKKLDTVENPPKTEQKSPLAGGNQPPVNGSTSHGTVSDIKTTPSITPNTTIPTQSVGTTPVSNQPNPNRTNPALKTHKLTPSISLSNLSDTSEKKADDTETVINYGNEPFTPDQLLRQWQAFAKTRSYPTELLILNRGYEFQNGTIMLKLENQIQLTQLNEFRYELLEFLRKRLRNSTIQIQGEIVEQGKKRMVYTNREKFDYLAEKYPVLNDLKSQLGLDMDV; via the coding sequence ATGGATCAGTTTATTGTTTCGGCACGGAAATACCGCCCCTCTACTTTTGATACCGTTGTAGGACAATCTCATATTACTACTACCCTTAAAAATGCAATCCGACAGCAACAGCTGGCGCAGGCCTTTCTGTTTTGCGGACCCAGAGGGGTAGGGAAGACTACCTGTGCCCGTATTCTTGCTAAAACTATTAACTGTCAGAATCTGACTCCGGAAACAGAACCTTGTAATGAATGTGATTCGTGCCGGAGTTTTAATGCCAGTGCTTCTTTTAATATTCATGAGCTGGATGCAGCGTCCAACAACTCAGTTGACGATATTCGTAATCTGGTAGATCAGGTACGATATCCTCCGCAATCAGGTAAATACAAGATCTATATTATAGATGAGGTGCATATGCTTTCCAATGCAGCGTTTAATGCCTTTTTGAAAACACTGGAAGAGCCACCTAGTTATGCAATCTTTATTCTGGCCACAACCGAGAAACACAAGATTATTCCTACTATTCTGTCCCGTTGTCAGATTTTTGACTTCAACCGGATTGGAGTAAATGATATTGCTTCCCATCTGGGAAATATTGCCGGAAAAGAAAGCATCCGGGCTGAAGAAGAAGCCTTGCAACTGATTGCTCAGAAGGCAGATGGGGGATTACGGGATGCGCTTTCTATGTTCGACCTGATTACCACCTTTTCTACAGACCGGAGCATCTCCTATAAGAATACCATTGACAACCTGCACATTCTGGATTATGATTACTATTTCCGGATGACAGAGTCTTTGCTCAATGAAAGTATCCCACAGGCATTGCTGATATTTAATGAAATTCTTCAGAAAGGATTTGATGGGCATCAGTTTATGGTAGGTTTGTGTGAGCATTTGCGCAACTTGCTGGTGTGTAAAGACCCAGCTACAGTTACGTTGCTACAGGTGGCTGGAAATGTGCAGAAAAAGTATCTGGCACAATCCGGACAGGCATCTGTGTCGTTCCTGCTTTCTGCTTTGAATCAGGGTAATCAGTGTGATCTGAATTACAAAACCAGTAAGAACCAACGTCTGCTGGTAGAGTTAACGCTGATGAAAATGGCTCATATCCCATCCGCAATAGATATGACCAGAGCAGTACAAAACGGCAGTGCCGACTTAAAAAAAAAACTTGATACAGTAGAGAACCCTCCCAAAACAGAGCAAAAAAGCCCATTGGCAGGTGGAAATCAGCCTCCTGTCAATGGATCTACTTCCCATGGAACGGTCTCTGATATAAAAACAACTCCATCGATTACCCCTAACACTACCATACCCACACAGTCTGTGGGAACAACTCCTGTCAGCAACCAACCTAACCCTAACCGTACCAATCCGGCATTAAAAACGCATAAGCTTACTCCTAGCATTAGTCTATCCAATCTGTCTGATACATCTGAGAAAAAAGCGGATGATACAGAAACAGTAATAAACTATGGTAATGAACCGTTTACGCCTGATCAATTACTACGACAGTGGCAAGCCTTTGCCAAAACCCGTAGCTATCCAACTGAATTGCTGATTCTGAACCGGGGATATGAGTTTCAGAATGGCACCATTATGCTAAAACTGGAAAACCAGATACAGCTTACTCAACTGAATGAATTTCGATACGAATTGCTGGAGTTTTTGCGTAAGAGATTACGAAACAGTACGATACAGATTCAGGGCGAGATTGTAGAACAGGGAAAAAAACGGATGGTCTATACCAACCGTGAAAAGTTTGATTACCTGGCCGAAAAGTATCCGGTATTGAATGACTTAAAAAGCCAACTGGGATTGGATATGGATGTATAA
- a CDS encoding response regulator, whose product METKILIVEDEADLCLLVQNFLETKEYVVQSAYTFEEVMQKVHTFEPDIVIMDYNLPGGKGTDLVSSIKKHNPRISVIVISGMNEAQEAALQSGAEQFIEKPFPLSKIGKAVEATGASGS is encoded by the coding sequence ATGGAAACCAAAATTTTAATCGTTGAGGACGAGGCTGACCTTTGTCTTTTAGTACAAAACTTCCTTGAAACAAAAGAATATGTGGTGCAATCTGCCTACACTTTTGAAGAAGTAATGCAAAAAGTCCACACTTTTGAACCGGATATTGTGATCATGGACTACAATTTACCAGGAGGCAAAGGAACAGATCTGGTAAGTTCAATAAAAAAACACAATCCACGTATTAGCGTTATTGTGATCAGTGGAATGAATGAGGCTCAGGAAGCAGCACTCCAAAGTGGAGCAGAACAATTTATTGAGAAGCCCTTTCCTTTATCCAAGATTGGTAAAGCAGTTGAAGCGACAGGTGCTTCAGGCTCATAG
- the yidD gene encoding membrane protein insertion efficiency factor YidD — protein sequence MKYIFIVLIRFYQYGISPYFPSSCRFTPSCSHYGIDAIRKHGAIKGGWLTLRRISRCHPWGGHGYDPVP from the coding sequence ATGAAATATATTTTTATTGTATTGATTCGGTTTTACCAGTATGGAATCAGTCCATATTTTCCCAGTAGTTGTCGGTTTACTCCTTCCTGCTCCCACTATGGTATTGACGCTATCCGAAAGCATGGGGCTATTAAAGGCGGATGGCTCACTTTACGACGTATTTCCCGCTGCCATCCATGGGGTGGACATGGCTACGATCCAGTACCATAA
- a CDS encoding DUF4834 family protein, producing the protein MFKFLLISFVIIFVLSRIGGFLFRSLFWMLGMRAVEKQMRHQEQNQRKQSRRNEGDISVDYERSQTSQRNKRSSQSGDYIDIDYEEVK; encoded by the coding sequence TTGTTTAAATTTCTGCTTATATCATTCGTTATTATCTTCGTACTTTCACGTATTGGAGGATTTCTGTTTCGTAGCCTATTCTGGATGTTAGGTATGCGTGCTGTTGAAAAACAGATGCGTCACCAAGAACAAAATCAGCGCAAGCAATCTCGTCGCAACGAGGGAGATATCAGCGTTGATTACGAAAGAAGCCAGACTAGCCAGAGAAATAAACGGAGTTCGCAAAGTGGTGATTACATTGATATTGATTACGAAGAAGTAAAATAA
- a CDS encoding SOS response-associated peptidase produces the protein MCGRYSIILEEESLTRAFHAQLSQDIPPHYNAAPGQSLPVITNEKTSQVQLFRWGFIPQWAKEENVGYKMINARLDGIEEKTSFKKAFQSQHCLVLANSFFEWKQSSSGKNGKTPYLIKPKDQSLFAMAGIWNRWTNYTTGEEISSFAIITTEANELMGSIHERMPVILSSEQAAGWINSSLSIDKQKALLTQYDSEQMEAYEVTREVNKAYNDYPQLLEPLGDSIRIQTGSVS, from the coding sequence ATGTGTGGACGTTATTCAATCATTCTGGAAGAAGAATCTCTTACCCGTGCCTTTCATGCACAACTATCACAGGACATTCCTCCACATTACAATGCTGCTCCCGGACAATCTCTGCCTGTAATTACGAATGAAAAGACTAGTCAGGTACAGTTGTTTCGCTGGGGATTTATTCCGCAATGGGCTAAGGAAGAAAATGTTGGCTACAAAATGATCAATGCACGCCTGGATGGAATCGAAGAAAAAACTTCCTTTAAAAAAGCATTTCAGTCGCAACACTGCCTGGTACTGGCTAATAGTTTTTTTGAATGGAAACAAAGCAGTTCGGGCAAAAATGGAAAAACGCCTTATCTGATTAAACCCAAAGATCAGAGCCTTTTTGCAATGGCTGGTATCTGGAACCGCTGGACTAACTATACCACCGGAGAAGAAATATCTTCGTTTGCTATTATTACCACAGAGGCCAATGAACTGATGGGATCTATTCATGAACGAATGCCAGTAATATTATCGTCCGAACAAGCTGCTGGCTGGATTAATTCGTCTTTATCTATCGACAAGCAAAAAGCATTGTTGACTCAGTATGACTCAGAACAGATGGAGGCCTATGAGGTAACGCGTGAGGTGAACAAAGCCTATAATGACTATCCTCAGTTGCTGGAACCACTAGGCGATTCCATCCGGATACAGACAGGATCTGTTTCCTGA
- a CDS encoding prolipoprotein diacylglyceryl transferase → MLSFIVWDVSPEIFRAKVFDILLEPRWYGLFFALGFLIGQQILFHIFKKEGKPAQDVETLTVYMVLATVIGARLGHVLFYEPQEYFKDFDHILEIFKIWHGGLASHGAAIAILFTFWLYVRKKKNSGQTYLWVADRIVIIVALCGCLIRLGNLMNSEIIGKPTDASWGFVFAGPARSAIMTPYPDQVLKVRTQKDESRKDTTVNGQIYAPLKVKAYLEKEFANTDINSFAKRDIPSALGQSPEVREHFSWELSRPFTHTVSNEDGETVAAVNVYGVPRHPAQLYESFSCLLLCLMLFLIWNRYKAQTPQGLLLGLFLVVCFGLRFFYETLKEPQVDFEREMPLYMGQWLSIPAILAGIIIIIIALRNSSKLNTDTVSKRA, encoded by the coding sequence ATGCTTTCATTTATTGTCTGGGACGTTTCACCCGAAATTTTTCGTGCTAAAGTTTTTGATATATTACTTGAGCCACGCTGGTATGGTTTATTCTTTGCCCTGGGTTTTCTGATTGGTCAGCAAATCCTTTTTCATATTTTCAAAAAAGAAGGCAAGCCTGCTCAGGATGTTGAAACACTAACTGTTTACATGGTTCTTGCCACTGTAATAGGCGCACGTCTCGGACACGTGTTATTTTATGAGCCTCAGGAATACTTTAAGGACTTCGACCATATTCTGGAAATTTTCAAAATCTGGCATGGAGGCTTAGCCAGTCATGGAGCAGCCATTGCTATCCTATTTACATTCTGGTTATACGTTCGTAAGAAAAAGAACTCTGGACAAACTTATCTATGGGTAGCAGACCGAATTGTAATCATTGTGGCCCTATGTGGCTGTCTGATTCGCCTGGGTAATCTGATGAACTCCGAGATCATAGGAAAGCCTACTGATGCGTCCTGGGGATTTGTGTTTGCTGGCCCGGCTCGCAGTGCTATTATGACACCTTATCCTGACCAAGTACTAAAAGTTAGAACACAAAAAGATGAATCCAGAAAAGATACTACAGTAAATGGTCAGATTTATGCCCCTTTAAAAGTAAAGGCTTATCTGGAGAAAGAATTTGCAAATACTGACATAAATAGCTTTGCCAAACGGGATATTCCATCTGCTCTGGGACAAAGTCCTGAAGTAAGAGAACACTTCAGTTGGGAATTATCCCGACCATTTACACATACTGTGTCCAATGAAGATGGAGAAACAGTAGCTGCGGTCAATGTGTATGGTGTTCCTCGCCATCCGGCTCAGTTGTACGAATCATTCTCTTGCCTATTATTGTGTCTTATGTTATTCCTGATATGGAATCGGTACAAAGCCCAAACACCGCAGGGACTTTTGCTCGGACTGTTTCTGGTTGTATGTTTCGGATTACGGTTCTTTTATGAAACACTGAAAGAGCCTCAGGTGGACTTTGAACGGGAAATGCCGCTGTATATGGGACAATGGCTAAGTATTCCGGCAATTTTAGCAGGAATTATTATCATCATCATTGCCTTACGTAACAGCTCAAAACTGAATACAGATACAGTTTCCAAAAGAGCTTAA